In a genomic window of Meriones unguiculatus strain TT.TT164.6M chromosome 8, Bangor_MerUng_6.1, whole genome shotgun sequence:
- the Arrdc1 gene encoding arrestin domain-containing protein 1 isoform X2 — MGRVQLFEIRLSQGRVVYSPGEPLAGAVRLRLGASLPFRAIRVTCMGSCGVSNKANDGAWVVEESYFNSSLSLADKGSLPAGEHNFPFQFLLPATAPTSFEGPFGKIVHQVRAFIDTPRFSKDHRCSLVFYILSPLNLNSIPEIEQPNVASTTKKFSYKLVKTGSVVLTASTDLRGYVVGQVLRLQADIENQSGKDTSPVVASLLQVSYKAKRWIYDVRTIAEVEGTGVKAWRCAQWQEQILVPALPQSALPGCSLIHIDYYLQVSMKAPEATVTLPVFVGNIAVNQTPLSPCPGTGSSPGALSSVVPSAPPQEEAEAAASGPRFSDAVSLSTKSHSQQQPLSAALGSMSVTTIEPCIQAGSPARHSLHPPLCISIGATVPYFAEGSGGPVPTTSALILPPEYSSWGYPYEAPPSYEQSCGAGSADHGLIPGS, encoded by the exons CTATCCGGGTGACCTGCATGGGTTCCTGTGGGGTCTCCAACAAGGCCAACGATGGGGCATGGGTGGTGGAGGAAAGCTACTTCAACAGCTCTTTGTCACTGGCTGACAAGG GAAGTCTGCCGGCTGGAGAACACAACTTCCcttttcagttcctgcttcctg CGACAGCACCCACATCTTTTGAGGGTCCCTTCGGGAAGATTGTGCACCAGGTGAGGGCGTTCATCGACACTCCACGTTTTTCTAAGGATCACAGATGTAGCCTCGTGTTTTATATCCTGAGTCCCTTAAACCTGAACAGCATCCCAGAAATTGAG caACCTAATGTGGCCTCCACTACGAAGAAGTTCTCCTATAAGCTGGTGAAGACTGGCAGTGTGGTTCTCACAGCTAGCACTGACCTTCGTGGCTATGTAGTGGGACAGGTGCTGCGGCTGCAGGCTGACATTGAGAACCAGTCAGGCAAGGACACCAGCCCTGTGGTGGCCAGCTTGCTACAG GTATCTTATAAGGCCAAGCGATGGATCTATGATGTGAGAACCATTGCAGAGGTGGAGGGTACAGGTGTCAAGGCCTGGAGGTGTGCTCAGTGGCAAGAACAGATCCTAGTGCCTGCCCTGCCCCAGTCGGCCCTGCCCGGCTGCAGCCTTATCCACATCGACTATTACCTTCAG GTCTCCATGAAGGCACCTGAAGCCACTGTGACTCTCCCAGTCTTTGTTGGCAATATTGCTGTGAACCAAACCCCACTGAGCCCCtgtccaggcacagggtcttctcCTGGGGCCTTGTCCTCAGTGGTACCCTCTGCACCACCCcaggaagaggctgaggcagcgGCTAGTGGCCCCCGCTTCTCAGATGCAGTTTCTCTTTCTACCAAGAGCCATTCTCAGCAGCAGCCACTGTCTGCTGCCTTGGGTTCCATGTCTGTCACTACCATTGAGCCCTGTATTCAGGCTGGAAGCCCTGCTAGGCATTCTCTGCACCCGCCCTTGTGTATCTCCATAGGTGCCACTGTCCCTTACTTTGCAGAAGGCTCTGGAGGCCCAGTACCCACCACCAGTGCCTTGATCCTCCCCCCAGAGTACAGTTCATGGGGCTACCCCTATG AGGCTCCACCATCCTACGAGCAGAGCTGTGGTGCTGGTAGTGCAGATCATGGCCTGATCCCAGGGAGCTGA
- the Arrdc1 gene encoding arrestin domain-containing protein 1 isoform X1, producing the protein MGRVQLFEIRLSQGRVVYSPGEPLAGAVRLRLGASLPFRAIRVTCMGSCGVSNKANDGAWVVEESYFNSSLSLADKGSLPAGEHNFPFQFLLPATAPTSFEGPFGKIVHQVRAFIDTPRFSKDHRCSLVFYILSPLNLNSIPEIEQPNVASTTKKFSYKLVKTGSVVLTASTDLRGYVVGQVLRLQADIENQSGKDTSPVVASLLQKVSYKAKRWIYDVRTIAEVEGTGVKAWRCAQWQEQILVPALPQSALPGCSLIHIDYYLQVSMKAPEATVTLPVFVGNIAVNQTPLSPCPGTGSSPGALSSVVPSAPPQEEAEAAASGPRFSDAVSLSTKSHSQQQPLSAALGSMSVTTIEPCIQAGSPARHSLHPPLCISIGATVPYFAEGSGGPVPTTSALILPPEYSSWGYPYEAPPSYEQSCGAGSADHGLIPGS; encoded by the exons CTATCCGGGTGACCTGCATGGGTTCCTGTGGGGTCTCCAACAAGGCCAACGATGGGGCATGGGTGGTGGAGGAAAGCTACTTCAACAGCTCTTTGTCACTGGCTGACAAGG GAAGTCTGCCGGCTGGAGAACACAACTTCCcttttcagttcctgcttcctg CGACAGCACCCACATCTTTTGAGGGTCCCTTCGGGAAGATTGTGCACCAGGTGAGGGCGTTCATCGACACTCCACGTTTTTCTAAGGATCACAGATGTAGCCTCGTGTTTTATATCCTGAGTCCCTTAAACCTGAACAGCATCCCAGAAATTGAG caACCTAATGTGGCCTCCACTACGAAGAAGTTCTCCTATAAGCTGGTGAAGACTGGCAGTGTGGTTCTCACAGCTAGCACTGACCTTCGTGGCTATGTAGTGGGACAGGTGCTGCGGCTGCAGGCTGACATTGAGAACCAGTCAGGCAAGGACACCAGCCCTGTGGTGGCCAGCTTGCTACAG AAGGTATCTTATAAGGCCAAGCGATGGATCTATGATGTGAGAACCATTGCAGAGGTGGAGGGTACAGGTGTCAAGGCCTGGAGGTGTGCTCAGTGGCAAGAACAGATCCTAGTGCCTGCCCTGCCCCAGTCGGCCCTGCCCGGCTGCAGCCTTATCCACATCGACTATTACCTTCAG GTCTCCATGAAGGCACCTGAAGCCACTGTGACTCTCCCAGTCTTTGTTGGCAATATTGCTGTGAACCAAACCCCACTGAGCCCCtgtccaggcacagggtcttctcCTGGGGCCTTGTCCTCAGTGGTACCCTCTGCACCACCCcaggaagaggctgaggcagcgGCTAGTGGCCCCCGCTTCTCAGATGCAGTTTCTCTTTCTACCAAGAGCCATTCTCAGCAGCAGCCACTGTCTGCTGCCTTGGGTTCCATGTCTGTCACTACCATTGAGCCCTGTATTCAGGCTGGAAGCCCTGCTAGGCATTCTCTGCACCCGCCCTTGTGTATCTCCATAGGTGCCACTGTCCCTTACTTTGCAGAAGGCTCTGGAGGCCCAGTACCCACCACCAGTGCCTTGATCCTCCCCCCAGAGTACAGTTCATGGGGCTACCCCTATG AGGCTCCACCATCCTACGAGCAGAGCTGTGGTGCTGGTAGTGCAGATCATGGCCTGATCCCAGGGAGCTGA
- the Arrdc1 gene encoding arrestin domain-containing protein 1 isoform X3 — MGRVQLFEIRLSQGRVVYSPGEPLAGAVRLRLGASLPFRGSLPAGEHNFPFQFLLPATAPTSFEGPFGKIVHQVRAFIDTPRFSKDHRCSLVFYILSPLNLNSIPEIEQPNVASTTKKFSYKLVKTGSVVLTASTDLRGYVVGQVLRLQADIENQSGKDTSPVVASLLQKVSYKAKRWIYDVRTIAEVEGTGVKAWRCAQWQEQILVPALPQSALPGCSLIHIDYYLQVSMKAPEATVTLPVFVGNIAVNQTPLSPCPGTGSSPGALSSVVPSAPPQEEAEAAASGPRFSDAVSLSTKSHSQQQPLSAALGSMSVTTIEPCIQAGSPARHSLHPPLCISIGATVPYFAEGSGGPVPTTSALILPPEYSSWGYPYEAPPSYEQSCGAGSADHGLIPGS, encoded by the exons GAAGTCTGCCGGCTGGAGAACACAACTTCCcttttcagttcctgcttcctg CGACAGCACCCACATCTTTTGAGGGTCCCTTCGGGAAGATTGTGCACCAGGTGAGGGCGTTCATCGACACTCCACGTTTTTCTAAGGATCACAGATGTAGCCTCGTGTTTTATATCCTGAGTCCCTTAAACCTGAACAGCATCCCAGAAATTGAG caACCTAATGTGGCCTCCACTACGAAGAAGTTCTCCTATAAGCTGGTGAAGACTGGCAGTGTGGTTCTCACAGCTAGCACTGACCTTCGTGGCTATGTAGTGGGACAGGTGCTGCGGCTGCAGGCTGACATTGAGAACCAGTCAGGCAAGGACACCAGCCCTGTGGTGGCCAGCTTGCTACAG AAGGTATCTTATAAGGCCAAGCGATGGATCTATGATGTGAGAACCATTGCAGAGGTGGAGGGTACAGGTGTCAAGGCCTGGAGGTGTGCTCAGTGGCAAGAACAGATCCTAGTGCCTGCCCTGCCCCAGTCGGCCCTGCCCGGCTGCAGCCTTATCCACATCGACTATTACCTTCAG GTCTCCATGAAGGCACCTGAAGCCACTGTGACTCTCCCAGTCTTTGTTGGCAATATTGCTGTGAACCAAACCCCACTGAGCCCCtgtccaggcacagggtcttctcCTGGGGCCTTGTCCTCAGTGGTACCCTCTGCACCACCCcaggaagaggctgaggcagcgGCTAGTGGCCCCCGCTTCTCAGATGCAGTTTCTCTTTCTACCAAGAGCCATTCTCAGCAGCAGCCACTGTCTGCTGCCTTGGGTTCCATGTCTGTCACTACCATTGAGCCCTGTATTCAGGCTGGAAGCCCTGCTAGGCATTCTCTGCACCCGCCCTTGTGTATCTCCATAGGTGCCACTGTCCCTTACTTTGCAGAAGGCTCTGGAGGCCCAGTACCCACCACCAGTGCCTTGATCCTCCCCCCAGAGTACAGTTCATGGGGCTACCCCTATG AGGCTCCACCATCCTACGAGCAGAGCTGTGGTGCTGGTAGTGCAGATCATGGCCTGATCCCAGGGAGCTGA